A stretch of the Planktothricoides raciborskii GIHE-MW2 genome encodes the following:
- a CDS encoding BamA/TamA family outer membrane protein, whose amino-acid sequence MRLSTLLGAVFTASTILSVQHPAKGETSNPTVNSDNSLVSPVEQTDHHKTVDSALGERSKDSSIGSQEPPQTEEFAPISLSVFPPSSLNSVESSSSLAVNSGNDLLFKTEFSAVEPFLGAIPEISLEMNPLPLVGQANPETGFSLAENQTISATKLLAQETSPQSTPASEPAENESTTPAEATPAGATPAEATPAEATPAPATPAGATPAEATPAPATPQAEPFSPGGTQQPGQPQPTPTNPRQTNPRTPTPVSPGNQPDVLVAEVAVSGVSGELEDEIYRVISLRPGRTTTRSQLQEDINAIFATGYFSKVRAEPEDTPLGVRVTFVVEANPVLTRVEVTGNSVLPQSEISAAFENQYGKIINFRDLQQGIQRLNNWYQQNGYILAQVIDAPEVSPDGLVTLEVAEGTIESIEIRFLNKDGEAVDENGEPIKGRTKEYIITRELGLEPGGVFNRSLVERDLQRVFGLGIFEDVQLSLNPGTDPRKVVVVVNVIEKNTGSIAAGAGVSSASGLFGTVSYQEQNLFGRNQKFGAEVQVGERALLYDISFTDPWIAGTERLSYTVNAFRRRSISLIFDGGENEVTLENGDRPRLLRLGGGVSFFRPLARNWRGSLGLQYQRVSVRDGDGDITPRDELGNLLSFNEDGQDDLITFELGTVYDGRNSAQQPTQGSVLRLSSEQSIPVGSGSIFLNRLRGSVSHYVPVNLIRFSQGPQTFAVNFQAGTVIGDLPPYEAFSLGGSSTVRGYGEGELGTGRSYVQATAEYRFPVYSLVGGALFFDVGSDLGTGSEVDGDPAGVRGKPGEGFGYGLGIRVQSPLGAIRVDYGFNDEGDSRFHFGIGEKF is encoded by the coding sequence ATGCGCTTATCTACGCTGTTGGGAGCCGTATTCACTGCCTCAACAATTTTGAGTGTTCAGCACCCTGCTAAGGGTGAAACCTCAAACCCAACCGTTAATTCGGATAACTCCTTGGTCAGCCCGGTTGAGCAGACCGACCACCACAAAACAGTGGATTCAGCCTTGGGAGAACGATCAAAGGATTCCTCGATCGGTTCTCAGGAGCCGCCGCAGACCGAGGAGTTTGCTCCCATCAGTCTCTCAGTTTTCCCTCCAAGTAGTTTAAATTCTGTAGAGTCATCGTCATCCCTGGCTGTGAATTCTGGCAATGACTTATTGTTCAAGACTGAGTTCTCAGCCGTTGAGCCATTTCTGGGGGCTATCCCTGAGATTTCCCTAGAGATGAATCCGTTGCCCTTGGTGGGGCAAGCGAATCCAGAAACTGGTTTTTCTTTGGCAGAAAACCAGACCATATCTGCCACTAAGTTGTTGGCTCAAGAAACTTCGCCCCAGTCCACTCCGGCAAGTGAACCGGCAGAGAATGAGTCCACAACCCCAGCCGAAGCAACTCCCGCAGGGGCAACCCCAGCCGAAGCAACCCCAGCCGAAGCAACTCCCGCACCGGCAACTCCCGCAGGGGCAACCCCAGCCGAAGCAACTCCCGCACCGGCAACTCCACAAGCGGAACCCTTCTCTCCCGGTGGAACACAACAGCCCGGGCAGCCACAGCCTACGCCGACCAACCCTAGGCAAACCAATCCTAGGACTCCCACGCCAGTATCTCCAGGGAATCAGCCGGATGTATTGGTGGCAGAGGTGGCAGTGAGTGGGGTATCTGGAGAACTGGAAGATGAGATTTATCGGGTAATTTCTTTAAGACCGGGACGAACCACCACGCGATCGCAACTCCAAGAAGACATTAACGCGATTTTTGCCACGGGATATTTCTCCAAAGTGCGAGCGGAACCCGAAGATACCCCTCTCGGTGTCCGAGTCACCTTTGTCGTAGAAGCCAACCCCGTGCTGACGAGGGTAGAAGTAACCGGCAATAGCGTACTGCCCCAGAGTGAAATATCCGCCGCATTTGAAAATCAGTACGGCAAAATCATTAACTTTCGGGACTTACAACAAGGAATCCAACGATTAAATAATTGGTATCAACAAAATGGCTACATTTTGGCTCAAGTGATTGATGCCCCGGAAGTCAGTCCTGATGGCTTGGTGACATTAGAAGTAGCCGAAGGAACCATTGAAAGTATCGAGATTCGGTTCTTGAATAAAGATGGCGAGGCCGTCGATGAAAATGGTGAACCGATTAAAGGTCGCACCAAAGAATACATCATCACCAGAGAACTCGGACTGGAACCGGGCGGGGTGTTTAACCGATCGCTCGTAGAAAGAGACTTGCAGCGGGTCTTTGGTTTAGGCATCTTTGAGGACGTGCAACTGTCTCTGAATCCCGGTACAGACCCCCGGAAGGTGGTCGTAGTAGTGAATGTGATTGAAAAAAATACTGGCTCGATCGCCGCTGGTGCCGGGGTCAGTTCCGCCAGTGGCTTATTTGGCACCGTCAGCTATCAAGAACAAAACCTGTTTGGCCGCAACCAGAAATTTGGCGCGGAAGTCCAAGTGGGTGAGCGAGCCCTGTTGTACGACATCAGCTTCACCGATCCTTGGATTGCGGGTACGGAAAGGCTTTCTTATACAGTGAATGCTTTTCGGCGTCGTTCCATTTCTTTAATTTTCGATGGCGGCGAAAACGAAGTCACCTTGGAAAATGGCGATCGCCCCAGATTACTGCGACTCGGCGGTGGCGTCAGCTTTTTCCGTCCTTTAGCTCGCAACTGGCGGGGTTCTCTGGGATTGCAATATCAACGAGTCAGTGTTAGAGACGGGGATGGGGATATTACCCCCCGCGATGAACTGGGCAACCTACTCAGCTTTAACGAAGACGGGCAAGATGACCTGATCACCTTCGAGTTGGGAACAGTTTATGATGGCCGCAATAGCGCCCAACAACCGACACAAGGGTCGGTCTTGCGTCTGAGCAGCGAGCAATCAATTCCCGTGGGCAGCGGCAGTATTTTCTTAAATCGCCTCCGAGGTAGCGTCAGTCATTATGTTCCAGTAAATTTAATTCGCTTCTCCCAAGGCCCACAAACCTTTGCGGTGAATTTCCAAGCGGGAACGGTAATTGGAGACTTACCCCCTTATGAAGCCTTTTCTCTCGGCGGCAGCAGTACCGTGCGCGGATACGGGGAAGGCGAACTGGGTACTGGTCGGAGTTACGTTCAAGCCACCGCTGAATATCGTTTTCCGGTTTATTCATTAGTTGGCGGAGCGTTATTTTTTGATGTGGGTTCTGACTTGGGAACCGGCAGTGAAGTGGACGGCGACCCCGCAGGAGTCCGGGGTAAGCCCGGTGAAGGGTTTGGCTATGGTCTGGGAATTCGCGTCCAGTCTCCCCTAGGGGCAATTAGAGTTGATTACGGTTTCAATGATGAGGGTGATAGTCGTTTCCACTTTGGCATTGGAGAGAAATTCTAA
- a CDS encoding UDP-sulfoquinovose synthase — protein MKVLVIGGDGYCGWATALYLSNRGYEVGILDSLVRRHWDLQLGAETLTPIAPIQHRIQRWHDLTGKHIDLFIGDITNYDFLIKSLIKFEPEAIVHFGEQRSAPFSMIDREHAVLTQTNNVVGNLNILYAIKEHFPDCHLVKLGTMGEYGTPNIDIEEGYITIEHNGRKDTLPYPKQPGSFYHLSKVHDSHNIHFACKVWGLRATDLNQGVVYGVLTDETGMDEMLINRLDYDGVFGTALNRFCIQAAVGHPLTVYGSGGQTRAFLDIRDTVRCIELALGNPAERGVFSHPAAPGEFRVFNQFTEMFSVKDLAMKVKQAGVSLGLDVEVHNIDNPRVEKEEHYFKAKNTNLLDLGLKPHYLSDSLIDSLLKFAIKYKDRVDQKHILPKVSWRR, from the coding sequence ATGAAAGTTTTAGTCATTGGTGGTGACGGTTACTGCGGTTGGGCAACCGCCCTCTACCTTTCCAACCGAGGTTATGAAGTAGGCATATTAGATAGTTTGGTGCGTCGGCACTGGGATTTGCAACTGGGTGCGGAAACCCTGACCCCGATCGCCCCCATCCAACACCGGATCCAACGGTGGCATGACCTGACCGGCAAACATATCGATCTGTTTATTGGGGACATCACCAACTACGATTTCCTAATCAAATCCCTGATCAAGTTTGAACCAGAGGCGATCGTTCACTTTGGGGAACAGCGATCGGCTCCCTTCTCCATGATCGATAGAGAACACGCGGTACTCACCCAGACAAATAATGTGGTGGGAAATCTGAATATTCTCTATGCCATCAAAGAACATTTCCCCGACTGCCACCTAGTCAAACTGGGGACAATGGGCGAATATGGCACGCCTAATATTGATATTGAAGAAGGCTATATCACCATTGAACATAATGGCCGCAAAGATACCCTGCCCTATCCCAAACAACCGGGTAGTTTCTATCACTTAAGTAAAGTCCACGACAGCCATAACATTCACTTTGCTTGTAAGGTTTGGGGTCTGCGGGCTACCGACTTAAATCAGGGCGTCGTTTATGGCGTTCTGACCGATGAAACTGGCATGGATGAAATGCTAATTAACCGTCTAGACTACGATGGCGTATTTGGGACGGCGTTAAATCGTTTCTGCATCCAAGCGGCAGTGGGACATCCCCTAACCGTCTACGGTAGTGGCGGACAAACGCGGGCTTTCTTGGACATTCGGGATACGGTGCGTTGTATTGAATTAGCATTAGGAAATCCCGCCGAACGGGGTGTATTTAGCCACCCAGCCGCACCCGGTGAATTCAGAGTCTTTAACCAATTCACGGAAATGTTCAGTGTCAAAGACTTGGCCATGAAAGTGAAACAAGCAGGGGTATCTTTGGGACTAGATGTAGAAGTTCATAACATTGATAACCCACGGGTAGAAAAAGAGGAACATTACTTTAAAGCCAAAAACACAAATTTACTCGATTTGGGCTTAAAGCCTCACTATCTCTCGGATTCGCTGATTGATTCGCTGCTGAAATTCGCGATTAAGTACAAAGATCGCGTGGATCAAAAACATATTCTGCCCAAAGTTTCTTGGCGGCGCTAA
- a CDS encoding GAF domain-containing protein, whose amino-acid sequence MTFSNAGSVLARLTQVNQTGVLANLVKKLPVGEFVCLLDFITAEFQQYLRALDLIENESLENILEQILDALTLKIGQILKAEKTTIFLVDDQRRKLWSKITDNETGQTIEISKPINIGILGYVAKTGKGVNISDAYNHPLFNAEVDEALGTTAENLLCMPIFSRKDETNALAVVQLLNRTDRLPFDDRDEEEFREFAQAIGIILDSCQSFYMAARNQRGVNALVKATTTLGQSLDLETTLRAVMDQAKDLMQADRSTLFLLSKETNELWTKVAKADGKTMMEIRIPADKGIAGYVASTGQTLNIPNAYQDPRFDPSTDERTGYKTRNILCMAVFNAQGNLIGVTQLINKIKGNFTTADEAFLRAFNAQAGMALENAQLFESVMVEKQYQKDILESLSDAVISTDMLGIIVTINEAAIALLGCPTKGEQGKEQLLIWQQKLIGRLLWEVVPIENLRWRLEDSLKNAAKHYVPEQSLTVGLYIESREQIFHTRDICERYSLAISDRINPEVYLLWNESSEFVHQPRIDASQIEKIERSINLTVNPLTNPEGGVRGGLVVLEDISQEKRMKTTMYRYMTPGVAERVMALGEDALMVGERKEVTILFSDIRGYTTLTENFEASQVVSLLNQYFETMVEAVFNYDGTLDKFIGDALMAVFGAPLPIQDHAWKAVQSALDMRSRLKEFNDRQTEHKIAIGIGISSGEVVSGNIGSQKRMDYTVIGDGVNLSSRLESITKQYHCDIILSEFTYQLCRDRIRVRELDKIRVKGKKQAVSIYELIGLASHPLAPEMTEFLEIYAQGRNAYMNRNFQQALELFQKAQGLQEQDRAVSLHIQRSLNYIQLPPPDSWDGVHTMTTK is encoded by the coding sequence ATGACCTTTTCTAATGCTGGTAGTGTTTTAGCTAGGCTGACGCAAGTGAATCAAACCGGCGTTCTGGCTAATTTAGTCAAAAAACTGCCAGTGGGAGAATTTGTCTGTCTGCTGGATTTTATTACCGCAGAATTTCAGCAATATCTCAGAGCACTGGATTTGATTGAGAATGAATCCCTAGAAAATATCCTGGAGCAAATTTTAGATGCGTTAACTCTAAAAATTGGCCAAATCCTGAAAGCGGAAAAAACTACAATTTTCTTAGTAGATGACCAAAGACGGAAACTTTGGTCAAAAATTACCGATAATGAAACTGGGCAAACCATAGAAATCAGTAAGCCAATCAATATTGGCATCTTGGGTTATGTGGCCAAAACTGGCAAAGGTGTCAATATTAGCGATGCTTACAATCATCCTTTATTTAATGCAGAAGTCGATGAAGCCCTAGGAACTACGGCGGAAAATTTGCTATGTATGCCAATTTTTAGTCGGAAAGACGAGACGAATGCTTTGGCGGTGGTGCAACTTTTAAACAGAACCGATCGCCTACCTTTTGACGACCGGGACGAGGAAGAATTCCGGGAATTTGCTCAGGCGATCGGGATTATTCTCGATAGTTGCCAATCTTTTTATATGGCAGCGAGAAATCAAAGGGGAGTAAATGCCCTGGTGAAAGCCACCACAACCTTGGGGCAAAGTCTAGATTTAGAAACCACTTTACGCGCTGTGATGGATCAAGCCAAAGATTTAATGCAAGCCGATCGCAGCACCTTATTTTTACTCAGTAAAGAAACCAACGAACTTTGGACAAAAGTAGCCAAAGCCGATGGCAAAACCATGATGGAAATCCGCATTCCTGCCGATAAAGGAATTGCTGGATATGTAGCATCTACCGGCCAAACTTTGAATATTCCCAATGCTTATCAAGACCCGCGTTTCGATCCGAGTACCGATGAACGGACTGGATATAAAACCCGGAATATTCTTTGTATGGCGGTCTTTAATGCCCAAGGCAACTTGATTGGGGTAACTCAACTAATTAATAAAATTAAAGGCAATTTTACCACTGCCGATGAAGCGTTTTTAAGAGCTTTTAATGCTCAAGCAGGCATGGCCTTAGAAAATGCTCAGTTATTTGAAAGTGTGATGGTAGAAAAGCAGTATCAAAAAGATATTTTAGAAAGTCTTTCTGATGCGGTTATTTCTACGGATATGCTGGGAATAATCGTGACGATTAATGAAGCCGCGATCGCCTTGTTGGGGTGTCCGACTAAGGGAGAACAGGGAAAAGAACAGTTACTAATTTGGCAGCAAAAATTAATCGGGCGCTTACTGTGGGAAGTAGTACCCATTGAAAACTTACGCTGGCGTTTAGAAGATAGTTTAAAAAATGCCGCCAAACATTATGTCCCAGAGCAAAGTTTAACCGTGGGATTATATATAGAATCCAGAGAACAAATTTTTCATACCAGAGATATTTGTGAACGGTATAGTTTAGCAATTAGCGATCGCATAAATCCTGAAGTTTATCTCCTCTGGAATGAATCCTCAGAATTCGTACATCAACCCAGAATTGATGCCAGTCAAATTGAAAAAATCGAACGCAGTATTAATCTAACCGTTAACCCGTTAACCAACCCGGAAGGGGGAGTGCGCGGGGGCTTAGTGGTACTAGAAGATATCAGTCAAGAAAAAAGAATGAAAACCACCATGTATCGTTACATGACCCCTGGAGTTGCGGAAAGAGTAATGGCTTTGGGTGAAGATGCTTTGATGGTCGGGGAACGCAAAGAAGTGACTATTTTATTTTCTGATATTCGCGGTTATACCACCCTGACGGAAAACTTTGAAGCGTCTCAAGTGGTTTCTTTATTAAACCAATATTTTGAAACAATGGTGGAGGCGGTGTTTAATTATGATGGCACCTTAGATAAATTTATTGGTGATGCTTTAATGGCGGTATTTGGGGCACCTTTACCGATCCAAGATCATGCCTGGAAAGCGGTGCAGTCTGCCTTGGATATGCGATCGCGCCTCAAGGAATTTAACGATCGCCAAACCGAGCATAAAATTGCCATTGGCATTGGCATTAGTTCCGGGGAAGTAGTTTCGGGAAATATTGGCTCCCAAAAACGCATGGACTATACAGTAATTGGCGATGGAGTTAACCTAAGTTCTCGCTTAGAAAGCATCACCAAACAATACCATTGTGATATTATTTTAAGTGAATTCACTTATCAATTATGCCGCGATCGCATTAGAGTCAGGGAATTAGATAAAATTCGGGTAAAAGGCAAAAAACAAGCGGTCAGCATCTATGAACTAATTGGATTAGCCAGCCATCCTTTAGCACCAGAAATGACAGAATTTCTGGAAATTTATGCCCAGGGGCGTAATGCCTATATGAATCGCAATTTTCAGCAAGCCTTAGAACTATTCCAAAAAGCTCAAGGATTGCAAGAACAAGACCGAGCGGTAAGCTTACATATTCAGCGATCGCTCAATTATATTCAATTACCCCCGCCGGATTCTTGGGATGGGGTGCATACCATGACAACTAAATAA
- a CDS encoding serine/threonine-protein kinase: MMTQCLNPNCLKQNRAENQFCEKCGGKLLLRDRYRALSMIGEGGFGRTFKACDEDKPSKPFCVIKQFLPQVQGTANQEKAAELFNFEAKRLETLGSHPQIPELFAYFTQEGRQYLVQEFIDGENIQKELERNVFTEEQIKELLADLLPVLQFCHEKQVIHRDIKPENIIRRNSDRALVLVDFGAAKFVTDPSLSVGTAIGSPGYQSPEQSLGKATFASDIYGLGSTCIHLLTGVNPRDLFDAYEDKWLWRDRLPEAISDELAQILDKMLQRSLDQRYKSAEEVLAALNPPRSAKHNRNVVLESDKGIDYTHLRDLLAEGKWQEADEETAKKMLEVMNRKSLPFIRRKDIENFPAKDLSTIDHLWVEYSNGHFGFSVQARIYEKLGGTKKYNKKIWEVFGDFVGWRKQGVWMNKSNEYLALNKNQFPSYNLLHGYLPTTALLCFRGMMPSFLVLCYDVFLYVGYYILVSILLVSILVPLVFVGFFSLYLLDVDLESEILDGFLGVMMSIGILIGGWVMTWRYFKDRDSKPPFHSLLSHKGLNPVK; the protein is encoded by the coding sequence ATGATGACTCAATGCCTTAATCCTAATTGCCTGAAGCAAAACCGGGCAGAGAATCAGTTTTGTGAAAAGTGTGGCGGGAAATTGCTCCTGCGCGATCGCTATCGTGCTCTATCTATGATTGGAGAAGGCGGCTTTGGTCGCACTTTTAAAGCTTGTGATGAAGACAAGCCATCCAAACCTTTTTGTGTGATTAAGCAGTTTTTACCCCAAGTTCAAGGCACCGCTAACCAAGAAAAAGCCGCTGAATTATTCAATTTTGAGGCAAAAAGATTAGAGACTTTGGGTTCCCATCCTCAAATTCCCGAACTGTTTGCTTATTTTACTCAAGAAGGACGCCAATATTTAGTCCAGGAGTTTATCGACGGGGAAAACATACAAAAGGAACTTGAGCGAAACGTCTTCACAGAAGAGCAAATCAAAGAACTACTGGCTGATTTGTTACCAGTGCTGCAATTTTGTCACGAAAAACAAGTGATTCACCGAGATATCAAGCCAGAAAATATTATTCGTAGAAATAGCGATCGGGCTTTGGTTTTAGTGGACTTTGGGGCGGCTAAATTCGTGACCGATCCATCTTTGTCTGTGGGAACCGCGATCGGTTCACCGGGTTATCAGTCTCCTGAACAGTCTTTAGGAAAAGCTACATTTGCCAGCGATATCTACGGTTTAGGATCCACCTGCATTCACTTGTTAACTGGGGTTAATCCTCGTGACTTGTTTGATGCCTATGAAGACAAATGGCTGTGGCGCGATCGTTTACCTGAAGCCATCAGTGATGAACTGGCTCAAATTCTCGATAAAATGCTGCAACGAAGTCTCGATCAGCGCTATAAATCAGCCGAGGAAGTTTTAGCGGCACTCAATCCCCCAAGGTCTGCAAAACATAATCGGAATGTGGTTCTCGAAAGTGATAAGGGCATTGACTATACTCATCTACGCGACCTCTTGGCAGAGGGAAAATGGCAAGAAGCAGACGAAGAAACCGCTAAAAAGATGCTGGAAGTAATGAATCGAAAGTCTTTACCATTTATCCGACGTAAAGACATTGAGAATTTTCCCGCTAAAGATTTAAGCACTATCGATCATCTGTGGGTAGAATATTCAAACGGTCACTTTGGCTTTTCTGTTCAAGCCCGAATTTATGAAAAACTGGGCGGAACGAAAAAATATAACAAGAAAATCTGGGAAGTTTTTGGCGATTTCGTTGGCTGGCGTAAACAAGGAGTGTGGATGAATAAGAGTAACGAGTATCTTGCCTTGAATAAAAATCAATTCCCTTCTTATAATCTGCTCCACGGGTATCTTCCTACCACTGCACTTTTGTGTTTTCGTGGTATGATGCCTTCTTTTTTGGTTTTGTGTTATGATGTGTTTCTTTATGTGGGGTACTATATATTAGTTTCTATATTATTAGTTTCTATATTAGTTCCATTGGTATTTGTTGGTTTCTTTAGTCTGTATCTGTTGGACGTAGACTTAGAGAGTGAGATATTGGATGGATTTCTTGGAGTGATGATGAGCATCGGAATATTGATCGGAGGATGGGTAATGACATGGAGATATTTTAAAGATAGAGATAGCAAGCCTCCTTTTCACTCTCTTCTTTCGCACAAAGGCTTAAATCCTGTAAAATAA
- a CDS encoding glycosyltransferase, with product MRIALFTETFLPKIDGIVTRLCQTIDHLQRFGDRVLIISPDYGIQDYKGSQVYGVSGFPLPMYPELKLAPPNPSIRPVLEKFQPDLIHVVNPAILGLGGLYYAKTMKIPLVASYHTHLPQYLQHYGLGILEPLLWELLKSAHNQADLNLCTSTAMVKELRSHGIERVDLWQRGVDTELFQPELASPEMRDRLSQGHPESPLLLYVGRLGAEKEIDRIKPILAAIPDARLALVGDGPNRQQLQEHFAGTPTNFVGYLRGKELASAFASADAFIFPSRTETLGLVLLEAMAAGCPVVAAARGGILDIVTDGVNGYLFDPEAEDGAILATQRLLANQKERETLRQNARQEAERWGWSAATAQLRRYYQSVMAVESLPNAA from the coding sequence ATGCGAATCGCTCTTTTTACGGAAACTTTTCTACCTAAGATTGATGGGATTGTCACCCGTCTTTGTCAGACGATCGATCATCTCCAAAGATTTGGCGATCGCGTCTTAATCATCTCACCGGATTATGGCATTCAAGACTACAAAGGCTCCCAAGTCTATGGAGTCAGTGGTTTTCCCTTACCCATGTACCCAGAATTAAAACTGGCGCCCCCGAATCCTTCCATTCGTCCAGTGTTGGAAAAATTCCAGCCGGATTTAATCCATGTAGTCAATCCGGCAATTTTGGGTCTAGGGGGCTTGTATTACGCCAAAACCATGAAAATTCCCCTGGTGGCGTCATACCATACCCATTTACCCCAGTATTTGCAACATTATGGCCTGGGTATCCTGGAACCCTTGTTGTGGGAATTGCTCAAAAGCGCCCACAATCAAGCGGATCTGAATCTCTGTACTTCCACGGCAATGGTCAAAGAATTGCGATCGCACGGCATTGAAAGAGTCGATTTATGGCAACGGGGAGTAGATACCGAACTATTTCAACCGGAATTAGCCAGTCCAGAAATGCGCGATCGCCTCAGCCAAGGCCACCCAGAAAGTCCTCTACTATTATATGTAGGTCGTCTCGGTGCCGAAAAAGAAATCGATCGCATCAAACCCATCCTAGCGGCCATTCCCGATGCTCGTTTAGCCCTAGTCGGTGATGGCCCAAACCGCCAACAACTGCAAGAACATTTTGCCGGAACGCCCACTAACTTTGTCGGCTACCTGCGGGGTAAAGAACTTGCCAGCGCCTTTGCCTCTGCGGATGCCTTCATCTTTCCCTCCCGTACCGAAACCTTGGGCTTAGTCCTACTCGAAGCAATGGCTGCCGGTTGTCCCGTAGTAGCTGCCGCCAGAGGGGGCATTTTGGATATTGTCACCGATGGCGTGAACGGCTATTTATTTGACCCGGAAGCGGAAGACGGGGCAATTCTGGCCACCCAAAGGTTATTAGCCAACCAAAAAGAACGAGAAACCCTGCGTCAAAATGCCCGCCAGGAAGCGGAACGGTGGGGCTGGTCAGCGGCAACTGCCCAACTCCGTCGGTACTATCAATCGGTGATGGCTGTTGAATCATTGCCGAATGCGGCATAA
- the purC gene encoding phosphoribosylaminoimidazolesuccinocarboxamide synthase, whose product MADMQKLYEGKAKIIYSTEDPEILLTHFKDDATAFNALKRGTIIGKGEINCRMSTELFQLLEAKGIPTHWIDQPAPNQMRVRRVKIVPVEVVVRNIAAGSLCKQTGLPLGTVLKHPLVEFFYKNDELGDPLLTRDRLLLLELATPEELDQLKTMTLQINEILTEFFHQCGITLVDFKLEFGIDVNGKLLLADEISPDTCRLWDEGETDQTKRIMDKDRFRQDLGQVESAYQKVLERVLNSKTQG is encoded by the coding sequence ATGGCCGATATGCAAAAACTTTACGAAGGTAAAGCCAAAATTATTTATTCTACCGAAGATCCAGAAATTTTGCTGACACACTTTAAAGATGATGCCACCGCATTTAATGCCCTGAAACGTGGCACCATCATCGGCAAAGGTGAAATCAACTGTCGAATGAGCACCGAACTGTTTCAACTGCTGGAAGCGAAAGGCATTCCCACCCACTGGATTGACCAACCCGCCCCGAACCAAATGCGGGTGCGACGGGTGAAAATTGTCCCCGTGGAAGTGGTAGTGCGGAACATTGCCGCTGGTAGCCTTTGCAAGCAAACGGGTTTGCCCTTGGGTACGGTCTTGAAACATCCTTTGGTGGAATTCTTCTATAAGAATGATGAATTAGGAGATCCCCTGTTAACCCGCGATCGGCTTCTATTATTAGAACTGGCAACACCAGAAGAACTCGATCAACTCAAAACAATGACTTTACAAATCAATGAAATACTCACGGAATTTTTCCACCAGTGTGGCATTACCCTAGTGGATTTCAAACTTGAATTTGGTATAGATGTCAACGGCAAACTGTTGCTGGCTGATGAAATCAGTCCCGATACTTGCCGACTTTGGGATGAAGGGGAAACGGATCAAACCAAACGCATCATGGATAAAGACCGATTTCGCCAAGATTTAGGCCAAGTAGAATCGGCTTATCAAAAAGTGCTAGAACGAGTTTTAAACAGTAAAACTCAAGGGTAA